Proteins found in one Thalassomonas actiniarum genomic segment:
- a CDS encoding Spy/CpxP family protein refolding chaperone, with the protein MMKKSLLKPWKSTLALAALCGVLALPNTASACPDDGFSAQDTEQMRHHGGKGKMRRMARHLELDEVQISEIRAIHLAARDENTELRDTMKTFREEMKTLLAAETFDEEAFAALQEKYQESFQQKGLLKAKTKHAVIQVFTDEQKEKWLAGRQDKS; encoded by the coding sequence ATGATGAAAAAATCTTTATTAAAACCGTGGAAGTCAACCCTGGCATTAGCCGCACTTTGCGGTGTTTTAGCCCTGCCTAATACCGCTTCAGCCTGCCCCGATGACGGCTTTAGCGCGCAAGACACAGAGCAGATGAGGCATCATGGCGGCAAAGGCAAGATGCGTCGCATGGCCCGCCACCTGGAGCTGGATGAAGTGCAAATCAGTGAGATCAGGGCAATACACCTGGCCGCCCGGGATGAAAATACCGAGCTGCGTGATACCATGAAAACCTTTAGGGAAGAAATGAAAACCTTACTGGCGGCGGAAACCTTTGATGAAGAAGCCTTTGCCGCGCTGCAGGAAAAATACCAGGAAAGCTTTCAGCAGAAGGGCTTGCTTAAGGCAAAAACCAAACATGCGGTGATCCAGGTTTTTACCGATGAGCAGAAAGAAAAATGGCTGGCGGGCAGGCAGGATAAGTCTTAA